The proteins below come from a single Rosa rugosa chromosome 2, drRosRugo1.1, whole genome shotgun sequence genomic window:
- the LOC133729433 gene encoding probable LRR receptor-like serine/threonine-protein kinase At3g47570 isoform X2, translating into MTIKVLILILAGTIPHEIGHLPSLERLSLGINNLSGLIPSSIFNISTITLIDLHDNQLSGTLPANIGLGLPNLQFFFIGGNKLSGVLPKSISNASQLIRLELGQNLFSGFIPSELCALANLYRLALHQNNLTIDTSIPEVNFFSCLANLKDLSTLALSHNPLNAKLSVSFSNLSASLEFIYLGDCNMRGNIPNDIGNLSNLTLLDLAENKLSGPVPTSMGRLQNVQILDVHGNKLQGHIPDELCQLIHLNELSLYGNQLTGAIPACLGDLNAALRGLFLQSNLLTSTIPSTLWGLSDILHLNLSSNSLVGPLSEGFGNLKVVIDVDLSNNQLSGSIPSSIQSLQNLVNLSLASNNLEGPIPSSFGNLLSLVRLDLSQNNLSGMIPKSLEALSYLKYLNLSFNKLQGEIPTGGPFTNLSAQSFVSNRGLCGVSRFHVQPCKRKSDTSILKYVIPGILSAMLLVISIIWLVMLRRKKNVEATIETTYLPQPLYRRVSYQELLSATNGFNVSNLLGTGSFGSVYKGTFSDGVDVAIKVFNLETEGAFTSFDVECDMLSNIRHRNLIKVISCCNQNDFKALILNYMPNGNLEKWLYSQNYSLNMLQRLDIMINVASALEYLHHDYETPIVHCDLKPSNILLDDDMVAHVADFGIAKLLGGGDSMTQTMTLATIGYMAPEYGTEGIVTRRGDVYSFGIVLMETFTRRKPTDEMFVGEMSLKQWVANSLFADAIVEVVDTNLLGTQKDPKFVSYNVCLSSIMRLGVACCVETPEERINMQEAVATLNKIKTEYVKEVW; encoded by the exons ATGACAATTAAGGTGTTGATATTAATTTTGGCAGGGACTATACCACATGAGATTGGTCATCTTCCAAGTTTAGAGAGATTGAGCCTCGGAATTAATAATCTCAGTGGTCTCATCCCATCCTCGATCTTCAATATTTCCACAATAACATTGATAGATCTTCACGACAATCAGCTCTCAGGCACCCTTCCAGCAAACATAGGCCTTGGGCTTCCAAACCTCCAATTTTTCTTCATAGGAGGAAATAAGCTCAGTGGAGTACTCCCTAAATCCATCTCCAATGCTTCTCAGCTCATAAGGCTAGAGCTTGGCCAAAACTTATTTTCCGGCTTTATTCCTAGTGAGCTCTGTGCCTTAGCAAACCTTTATCGGCTTGCCTTACACCAGAATAATTTGACCATTGATACTTCTATTCCAGAAGTAAATTTTTTCTCTTGTTTGGCAAATCTTAAAGATCTGAGCACATTAGCCTTGTCACACAATCCTTTAAATGCCAAGCTTTCGGTTTCCTTTAGTAATCTCTCAGCATCACTTGAATTCATTTATTTAGGTGACTGCAACATGAGAGGTAACATCCCCAATGATATAGGCAACTTGAGCAACTTAACACTCTTAGACCTTGCGGAAAATAAACTGAGTGGACCAGTTCCAACTTCAATGGGAAGATTACAGAATGTCCAAATTTTGGATGTGCATGGTAATAAATTGCAAGGACACATTCCGGATGAACTTTGTCAACTAATCCATCTAAATGAGTTAAGTCTGTATGGGAATCAACTTACTGGTGCCATACCTGCCTGCTTGGGTGATCTAAATGCAGCTCTCAGAGGTCTATTCTTACAGTCCAATTTGTTAACATCCACAATACCATCTACCTTGTGGGGGCTTTCAGATATCTTGCACTTAAACCTTTCATCCAACTCTCTAGTTGGGCCTCTCTCAGAAGGTTTTGGCAATTTGAAAGTTGTCATCGATGTAGATTTATCAAACAACCAACTATCTGGCAGCATACCAAGCAGTATTCAGAGTCTACAAAATTTGGTCAATCTGTCCTTGGCAAGTAATAATTTAGAAGGCCCTATTCCTAGTTCCTTTGGAAACTTGCTAAGCTTAGTACGCTTGGATTTATCCCAGAACAATCTCTCTGGAATGATTCCAAAGTCTCTAGAAGCACTCTCATATCTCAAGTATCTGAACTTGTCTTTCAACAAACTCCAAGGAGAAATTCCAACAGGCGGACCTTTCACAAACTTGTCTGCTCAATCGTTTGTTTCAAACCGTGGACTCTGTGGTGTATCCCGATTTCATGTTCAACCATGCAAAAGGAAAAGTGATACATCTATCTTGAAATATGTTATTCCAGGGATCTTGTCAGCAATGCTTCTTGTGATCTCCATAATTTGGTTGGTGATGTTACGCAGAAAAAAGAATGTGGAAGCTACAATAGAGACTACCTACTTGCCTCAACCTCTGTACAGAAGAGTTTCATACCAAGAGCTTCTAAGTGCAACAAATGGATTCAATGTGAGCAACTTACTTGGCACTGGCAGTTTTGGCTCAGTTTATAAAGGAACATTTTCAGATGGGGTAGATGTGGCCATAAAGGTTTTTAATTTAGAAACAGAAGGGGCTTTCACAAGTTTTGATGTTGAATGTGACATGCTAAGCAATATTCGTCACCGAAATCTTATCAAAGTCATCAGTTGCTGCAATCAAAATGATTTCAAAGCTCTTATACTGAATTACATGCCTAATGGGAACCTGGAGAAGTGGTTATATTCACAGAACTATTCTTTGAACATGCTGCAGAGGTTGGATATAATGATAAATGTTGCATCAGCTTTGGAGTATCTTCATCACGATTACGAAACACCTATTGTCCATTGTGACTTGAAGCCCAGCAACATATTACTAGATGATGATATGGTTGCACATGTTGCTGACTTTGGCATAGCAAAACTATTAGGCGGAGGAGATTCTATGACTCAAACGATGACGCTGGCGACAATTGGGTATATGGCTCCAG AGTACGGAACGGAAGGGATTGTCACTAGAAGAGGGGATGTGTATAGTTTTGGCATTGTATTGATGGAAACATTCACAAGAAGGAAGCCAACTGATGAGATGTTCGTTGGGGAAATGAGTTTAAAGCAATGGGTTGCAAATTCACTATTTGCAGATGCAATAGTTGAAGTTGTTGATACTAATTTACTTGGGACACAGAAAGATCCTAAATTTGTGAGCTATAATGTTTGCTTATCATCCATTATGAGATTAGGTGTTGCTTGTTGTGTAGAGACACCAGAAGAGAGGATAAATATGCAAGAGGCTGTAGCCACGCTGAACAAAATCAAGACCGAGTATGTGAAGGAGGTGTGGTGA
- the LOC133731315 gene encoding LRR receptor-like serine/threonine-protein kinase EFR — translation MAAALTNSNLTTDESALLALKAHITSDPHNMISTNWSTTTPVCNWVGVTCGARHFRVAVLNLSYMGLTSTIPPELGNLSFLVALSLRNNSFHGTLPLELGRLRRLKLISFRFNNFMGAIPSWFGSLSKLETFDLYGNRFSGSIPAAIFNLTALQVINLSYNQLSGSIPREIGNLTKLKEIYLDRNNFKEIPNEIGALNQLERLFVQFNALEGHVPLAVFNMSSLITMTFYRNSLNGSLPENIYQHLPSIQQLDLAQNQIDGPIPSNIGNLTQIRMIDLGWNYLTG, via the exons ATGGCAGCAGCACTAACCAACAGTAATCTCACTACAGATGAGTCTGCTCTTCTTGCTCTCAAAGCTCATATCACCAGTGATCCTCATAACATGATCTCCACCAACTGGTCAACCACCACCCCTGTTTGCAACTGGGTTGGTGTTACTTGTGGTGCACGCCACTTTAGAGTGGCAGTCTTGAACCTCTCTTATATGGGACTCACGAGCACCATTCCTCCGGAGCTTGGTAACCTATCGTTCCTTGTTGCGCTAAGCTTGAGAAATAACAGTTTTCATGGTACCTTGCCTTTGGAATTGGGTCGTTTGCGCCGATTGAAGCTCATCAGTTTCAGATTCAACAATTTTATGGGAGCCATTCCATCATGGTTTGGGTCCTTATCCAAACTTGAAACCTTCGATTTGTATGGTAATCGATTTTCAGGCTCCATACCTGCTGCCATCTTCAACTTAACAGCTCTCCAAGTAATCAACCTGAGCTATAACCAGCTATCAG GTAGCATACCAAGAGAAATTGGAAACCTAACAAAGTTGAAGGAGATATACCTTGATAGAAATAATTTCAAAG aaattccAAACGAGATTGGAGCCTTGAATCAACTGGAGAGGTTGTTTGTGCAGTTCAATGCCTTAGAAGGGCATGTTCCTCTCGCTGTCTTCAACATGTCTTCTTTGATTACTATGACTTTCTATAGAAACAGTTTGAATGGTAGTCTTCCAGAGAATATATATCAACATCTTCCGAGCATTCAACAGTTGGATTTGGCTCAGAACCAGATTGATGGTCCAATTCCATCCAATATTGGCAACTTAACCCAGATAAGGATGATTGACCTTGGGTGGAACTATTTGACAG GTTAG
- the LOC133729439 gene encoding shaggy-related protein kinase eta translates to MADDKEMAASVVDGSDPTGHIISTTIGGKNGEPKQTISYMAERVVGTGSFGIVFQAKCLETGETVAIKKVLQDRRYKNRELQLMRVMDHPNVICLKHCFFSTTSKNELFLNLVMEYVPETMYRVLKHYSNANQRMPLVYVKLYMYQIFRGLAYIHTVPGVCHRDLKPQNLLVDPLTHQVKLCDFGSAKMLVKGEANIAYICSRFYRAPELIFGATDYTTSIDIWSAGCVLAELLLGQPLFPGENAVDQLVEIIKVLGTPTREEIRCMNPNYTDFRFPQIKAHPWHKVFHKRMPPEAIDLASRLLQYSPSLRCTALEACAHPFFDELRESNARLPNGRPLPPLFNFKQELSGASPELINKLIPDHVKRQMGLPFLHAAGT, encoded by the exons ATGGCTGATGATAAG GAAATGGCTGCGTCTGTTGTAGATGGTAGCGATCCAACTGGTCACATAATTTCTACAACCATAGGAGGCAAAAATGGAGAGCCCAAACAG ACCATTAGTTATATGGCAGAGCGTGTTGTGGGAACTGGGTCATTTGGAATTGTTTTCCAG GCGAAATGCTTGGAAACTGGTGAGACTGTGGCTATAAAGAAGGTTTTGCAAGACAGAAGATATAAGAACAGGGAACTTCAATTGATGCGTGTGATGGATCATCCAAATGTGATTTGTTTGAAGCATTGCTTCTTCTCTACAACAAGCAAAAATGAGCTTTTTCTCAATTTGGTCATGGAATATGTTCCGGAGACCATGTATCGGGTCTTGAAGCATTACAGCAATGCAAACCAGAGAATGCCCCTTGTATATGTCAAGCTTTACATGTACCAG ATTTTCAGAGGACTGGCTTACATACACACCGTTCCTGGAGTTTGCCATAGAGATTTGAAGCCTCAAAATTTATTG GTTGATCCTCTAACTCACCAGGTCAAGCTCTGTGATTTTGGAAGTGCCAAAATGCTG GTGAAAGGTGAAGCAAACATAGCATACATATGTTCACGTTTCTATCGGGCTCCAGAACTAATATTTGGTGCCACGGATTATACAACTTCAATTGATATCTGGTCAGCTGGCTGTGTCCTAGCAGAGCTTCTTTTGGGCCAG CCTTTGTTTCCTGGGGAAAATGCAGTGGACCAACTTGTAGAGATCATCAAG GTTCTGGGAACACCAACACGTGAAGAAATTCGCTGTATGAATCCAAACTATACAGATTTCAGGTTTCCACAGATAAAAGCACACCCTTGGCACAAG GTTTTCCACAAGCGCATGCCTCCAGAAGCAATTGATCTGGCTTCAAGACTGCTACAATACTCTCCAAGTCTTCGTTGCACAGCT CTAGAAGCATGTGCACATCCTTTCTTTGACGAACTCCGTGAGTCCAATGCCCGCCTACCAAATGGTCGCCCATTGCCTCCGCTTTTTAATTTTAAGCAAGAG TTGTCCGGCGCTTCTCCAGAGCTTATCAACAAGTTGATTCCTGATCATGTGAAACGCCAAATGGGTCTCCCTTTCTTGCATGCGGCTGGCACATAA
- the LOC133729433 gene encoding probable LRR receptor-like serine/threonine-protein kinase At3g47570 isoform X1, giving the protein MTIKVLILILAGTIPHEIGHLPSLERLSLGINNLSGLIPSSIFNISTITLIDLHDNQLSGTLPANIGLGLPNLQFFFIGGNKLSGVLPKSISNASQLIRLELGQNLFSGFIPSELCALANLYRLALHQNNLTIDTSIPEVNFFSCLANLKDLSTLALSHNPLNAKLSVSFSNLSASLEFIYLGDCNMRGNIPNDIGNLSNLTLLDLAENKLSGPVPTSMGRLQNVQILDVHGNKLQGHIPDELCQLIHLNELSLYGNQLTGAIPACLGDLNAALRGLFLQSNLLTSTIPSTLWGLSDILHLNLSSNSLVGPLSEGFGNLKVVIDVDLSNNQLSGSIPSSIQSLQNLVNLSLASNNLEGPIPSSFGNLLSLVRLDLSQNNLSGMIPKSLEALSYLKYLNLSFNKLQGEIPTGGPFTNLSAQSFVSNRGLCGVSRFHVQPCKRKSDTSILKYVIPGILSAMLLVISIIWLVMLRRKKNVEATIETTYLPQPLYRRVSYQELLSATNGFNVSNLLGTGSFGSVYKGTFSDGVDVAIKVFNLETEGAFTSFDVECDMLSNIRHRNLIKVISCCNQNDFKALILNYMPNGNLEKWLYSQNYSLNMLQRLDIMINVASALEYLHHDYETPIVHCDLKPSNILLDDDMVAHVADFGIAKLLGGGDSMTQTMTLATIGYMAPGDVLLLVYVSTLYVMINVVVLKNLFYISYIAEYGTEGIVTRRGDVYSFGIVLMETFTRRKPTDEMFVGEMSLKQWVANSLFADAIVEVVDTNLLGTQKDPKFVSYNVCLSSIMRLGVACCVETPEERINMQEAVATLNKIKTEYVKEVW; this is encoded by the coding sequence ATGACAATTAAGGTGTTGATATTAATTTTGGCAGGGACTATACCACATGAGATTGGTCATCTTCCAAGTTTAGAGAGATTGAGCCTCGGAATTAATAATCTCAGTGGTCTCATCCCATCCTCGATCTTCAATATTTCCACAATAACATTGATAGATCTTCACGACAATCAGCTCTCAGGCACCCTTCCAGCAAACATAGGCCTTGGGCTTCCAAACCTCCAATTTTTCTTCATAGGAGGAAATAAGCTCAGTGGAGTACTCCCTAAATCCATCTCCAATGCTTCTCAGCTCATAAGGCTAGAGCTTGGCCAAAACTTATTTTCCGGCTTTATTCCTAGTGAGCTCTGTGCCTTAGCAAACCTTTATCGGCTTGCCTTACACCAGAATAATTTGACCATTGATACTTCTATTCCAGAAGTAAATTTTTTCTCTTGTTTGGCAAATCTTAAAGATCTGAGCACATTAGCCTTGTCACACAATCCTTTAAATGCCAAGCTTTCGGTTTCCTTTAGTAATCTCTCAGCATCACTTGAATTCATTTATTTAGGTGACTGCAACATGAGAGGTAACATCCCCAATGATATAGGCAACTTGAGCAACTTAACACTCTTAGACCTTGCGGAAAATAAACTGAGTGGACCAGTTCCAACTTCAATGGGAAGATTACAGAATGTCCAAATTTTGGATGTGCATGGTAATAAATTGCAAGGACACATTCCGGATGAACTTTGTCAACTAATCCATCTAAATGAGTTAAGTCTGTATGGGAATCAACTTACTGGTGCCATACCTGCCTGCTTGGGTGATCTAAATGCAGCTCTCAGAGGTCTATTCTTACAGTCCAATTTGTTAACATCCACAATACCATCTACCTTGTGGGGGCTTTCAGATATCTTGCACTTAAACCTTTCATCCAACTCTCTAGTTGGGCCTCTCTCAGAAGGTTTTGGCAATTTGAAAGTTGTCATCGATGTAGATTTATCAAACAACCAACTATCTGGCAGCATACCAAGCAGTATTCAGAGTCTACAAAATTTGGTCAATCTGTCCTTGGCAAGTAATAATTTAGAAGGCCCTATTCCTAGTTCCTTTGGAAACTTGCTAAGCTTAGTACGCTTGGATTTATCCCAGAACAATCTCTCTGGAATGATTCCAAAGTCTCTAGAAGCACTCTCATATCTCAAGTATCTGAACTTGTCTTTCAACAAACTCCAAGGAGAAATTCCAACAGGCGGACCTTTCACAAACTTGTCTGCTCAATCGTTTGTTTCAAACCGTGGACTCTGTGGTGTATCCCGATTTCATGTTCAACCATGCAAAAGGAAAAGTGATACATCTATCTTGAAATATGTTATTCCAGGGATCTTGTCAGCAATGCTTCTTGTGATCTCCATAATTTGGTTGGTGATGTTACGCAGAAAAAAGAATGTGGAAGCTACAATAGAGACTACCTACTTGCCTCAACCTCTGTACAGAAGAGTTTCATACCAAGAGCTTCTAAGTGCAACAAATGGATTCAATGTGAGCAACTTACTTGGCACTGGCAGTTTTGGCTCAGTTTATAAAGGAACATTTTCAGATGGGGTAGATGTGGCCATAAAGGTTTTTAATTTAGAAACAGAAGGGGCTTTCACAAGTTTTGATGTTGAATGTGACATGCTAAGCAATATTCGTCACCGAAATCTTATCAAAGTCATCAGTTGCTGCAATCAAAATGATTTCAAAGCTCTTATACTGAATTACATGCCTAATGGGAACCTGGAGAAGTGGTTATATTCACAGAACTATTCTTTGAACATGCTGCAGAGGTTGGATATAATGATAAATGTTGCATCAGCTTTGGAGTATCTTCATCACGATTACGAAACACCTATTGTCCATTGTGACTTGAAGCCCAGCAACATATTACTAGATGATGATATGGTTGCACATGTTGCTGACTTTGGCATAGCAAAACTATTAGGCGGAGGAGATTCTATGACTCAAACGATGACGCTGGCGACAATTGGGTATATGGCTCCAGGTGATGTACTATTGCTAGTATATGTTTCAACTTTGTATGTTATGATTAATGTTGTTGTCCTTAAGAATCTgttttatatatcatatatTGCAGAGTACGGAACGGAAGGGATTGTCACTAGAAGAGGGGATGTGTATAGTTTTGGCATTGTATTGATGGAAACATTCACAAGAAGGAAGCCAACTGATGAGATGTTCGTTGGGGAAATGAGTTTAAAGCAATGGGTTGCAAATTCACTATTTGCAGATGCAATAGTTGAAGTTGTTGATACTAATTTACTTGGGACACAGAAAGATCCTAAATTTGTGAGCTATAATGTTTGCTTATCATCCATTATGAGATTAGGTGTTGCTTGTTGTGTAGAGACACCAGAAGAGAGGATAAATATGCAAGAGGCTGTAGCCACGCTGAACAAAATCAAGACCGAGTATGTGAAGGAGGTGTGGTGA
- the LOC133731317 gene encoding receptor kinase-like protein Xa21, whose translation MDFKWAGLSTIPHEIGDLPNLEKLNLGVNNLNGLIPSSVFNMSTLTWISLFSNQLSGSLPVNIGLGLPNLQELYLGGNKLGGVIPKSISNVSQLTILYMVNNSLRGTIPHEIGDLPNLEKLNLGVNNLNGLIPSSVFNMSTITTISLISNQLSGSLPVNIGLGLPNLQELYLGGNKLSGVIPKSISNASHLTFLDMDGNSFSGSIPSTLCTLTKLQMLRLDWNNLTIDSSTEEVDMLSCLANLRNLTKLDLSRNPLNANLPISFRNLSTSLQNVRLASCNMRGNIPNDMGNLSSLIDLHLGNNQLSGPIPTFMGGLQNLQVLQLNGNKLRGHIPDELCQLENLNGLFLGGNQLTGSIPSCLGNLTKALRFLSLSFNLLNSTIPSTLWGLSDILNLDLSSNSLTGRLSDRIDNLKVAAVIDLSNNQLSGSIPGTIGGLQALIWLFLKNNGFEGPIPGSFGELLSLESCDLSKNNLSGIIPKSLEALLYLRYLNLSFNKLQGEIPTGGTFLNLSAQSFLSNEGLCGAPRFHVPPCKRKSDRSILMRLKYIVPGIISALVLLVSLVLILIIRRKRKAEVASETTLSPQLQETTLLPQLQWRRVAYQELLRATNRFDECNLLGIGAFGTVYRGTLSDGINVAIKVFKLELERAFSSFERECEVLSNICHRNLIKVISCCSQIDFKAIVLNYMPNGSLEKWLYSPNFSLNILQRLNIMIDVASAVQYLHHGYDTPIVHCDLKPSNILLDDDMVAYVSDFGIAKVLGGEDSMTQTLTLATIGYMAPEYGLEGIVTRRGDVHSFGILLLETFTKRRPTDEMFDGEMSLKQWVENALFADAIVEVIDTSLLGIEEDHAFVSKRECISSIMRLALACCVESPEQRINMQEALATLDKIKIKFLMDASGGVVKNHHLIDVLHV comes from the exons ATGGACTTCAAGTGGGCCGGGCTGA GTACTATACCACATGAGATTGGTGATCTCCCAAATTTGGAGAAATTGAACCTTGGTGTTAATAATCTCAACGGCCTCATCCCATCCTCAGTCTTCAATATGTCCACACTAACATGGATCTCGCTTTTTTCCAATCAACTCTCAGGTAGTCTCCCTGTAAACATAGGCCTTGGGCTTCCAAACCTACAAGAGTTGTATCTAGGAGGAAATAAGCTGGGCGGAGTAATTCCCAAATCCATCTCCAATGTTTCGCAGCTCACAATCCTATACATGGTCAACAACAGTTTGAGAG GTACTATACCGCATGAGATTGGTGATCTCCCAAATTTGGAGAAATTGAACCTTGGTGTTAATAATCTCAACGGCCTCATCCCATCCTCAGTCTTCAATATGTCCACAATAACAACGATCTCGCTTATTTCCAATCAACTCTCAGGTAGTCTCCCTGTAAACATAGGCCTTGGGCTTCCAAACCTACAAGAGTTGTATCTAGGAGGCAATAAGCTAAGCGGAGTAATACCCAAATCCATTTCCAATGCTTCGCATCTCACATTCCTAGACATGGACGGCAACTCATTTTCTGGCTCTATTCCTAGCACGCTGTGTACCTTAACAAAACTTCAAATGCTTAGATTAGATTGGAACAATTTGACGATCGATTCTTCTACTGAAGAAGTTGATATGCTATCTTGTTTGGCCAATCTTAGAAATTTGACAAAATTAGATCTCAGTAGAAATCCGTTAAATGCAAACCTTCCCATTTCCTTTAGGAATCTGTCTACATCACTTCAAAATGTTAGATTAGCTAGCTGTAACATGAGAGGTAATATTCCCAATGATATGGGCAATTTGAGCAGCTTGATCGACCTACACTTGGGAAACAATCAATTGAGTGGACCAATACCAACCTTCATGGGAGGACTACAGAATCTCCAAGTTTTGCAATTGAATGGTAACAAATTGCGAGGACACATCCCGGATGAACTTTGTCAGCTAGAAAACCTAAATGGATTATTTTTGGGTGGTAATCAACTTACGGGTTCTATACCTTCATGCTTGGGCAATTTAACCAAAGCACTAAGATTTCTATCTTTAAGTTTCAATCTGTTGAATTCCACAATACCATCTACCTTGTGGGGACTCTCTGATATCTTGAATTTAGACTTGTCATCCAATTCCCTAACTGGACGTCTCTCAGATCGTATTGATAATTTGAAGGTTGCGGCGGTCATAGACTTATCAAACAACCAATTATCCGGTAGCATACCAGGCACCATTGGGGGTCTCCAAGCATTGATTTGGCTTTTCTTGAAAAATAATGGTTTTGAAGGCCCAATTCCTGGTTCATTTGGCGAATTGCTAAGCTTGGAAAGCTGTGATCTATCCAAGAACAATTTGTCAGGAATAATTCCAAAGTCTCTTGAAGCCCTCTTATATCTCCGGTATCTAAATCTGTCTTTCAACAAACTCCAAGGAGAAATTCCAACTGGTGGAACTTTCCTGAACCTCTCTGCCCAATCATTTTTATCAAATGAAGGACTATGTGGTGCACCACGATTTCATGTCCCGCCATGCAAAAGGAAAAGTGATAGATCTATACTCATGCGGTTGAAATATATTGTTCCAGGGATCATATCAGCACTAGTACTCCTAGTGTCGCTTGTATTAATTTTGATCATACGCAGAAAAAGAAAGGCGGAAGTCGCAAGTGAGACTACCTTGTCACCTCAACTTCAAGAGACTACCTTGTTACCTCAACTTCAGTGGAGAAGAGTAGCATACCAAGAACTTCTAAGAGCGACCAATCGATTTGATGAATGCAACCTACTTGGCATTGGGGCTTTTGGCACAGTGTACAGAGGAACACTTTCAGATGGGATAAATGTTGCCATAAAGGTTTTTAAGCTAGAGTTGGAAAGGGCATTTTCAAGTTTTGAGCGTGAATGTGAAGTCCTAAGCAACATTTGTCACCGAAATCTTATCAAAGTCATCAGTTGCTGCAGTCAAATTGATTTCAAGGCCATCGTATTGAATTACATGCCTAATGGGAGCCTCGAGAAGTGGTTGTACTCTCCCAACTTTTCTCTGAACATCCTGCAGAGGTTGAACATAATGATAGATGTTGCATCGGCAGTGCAGTACCTTCATCACGGTTATGATACACCTATTGTCCATTGTGATTTGAAGCCAAGCAACATACTACTAGATGATGATATGGTCGCATATGTTTCTGATTTTGGCATTGCAAAAGTCTTGGGTGGAGAAGATTCCATGACTCAAACCCTGACCTTAGCCACAATTGGGTATATGGCTCCAG AGTATGGACTGGAAGGAATAGTCACCAGAAGAGGGGATGTGCACAGTTTTGGTATTCTGCTTTTGGAAACATTCACAAAGAGGAGGCCAACAGATGAGATGTTTGATGGGGAAATGAGTCTAAAGCAATGGGTTGAAAATGCATTATTTGCAGATGCAATAGTTGAAGTTATTGATACCAGTCTACTTGGGATTGAGGAAGATCATGCTTTTGTTAGCAAGAGGGAGTGTATATCATCCATTATGAGATTAGCTCTTGCTTGTTGTGTAGAATCACCGGAACAGAGGATAAATATGCAAGAGGCTCTAGCAACTTTGGACAAAATCAAGATCAAGTTTTTGATGGATGCCTCAGGAGGTGTGGTGAAGAACCATCATCtaattgatgtattgcatgtATGA
- the LOC133729443 gene encoding LRR receptor-like serine/threonine-protein kinase EFR yields the protein MAASLIMASQTNISTDQSALLALKDRITTDPQNMILTNWSTTSPVCNWVGVTCGARHHRVTFLNISYFGLAGTIPPELGNLSFLVELLIKNNSFHGPLPQESARLQRLKFISFRFNNFKGIIPSWFGSLSKLQAFDLYGNQFSGYIPAAIFNLSALKVINLSYNQLSGSIPKEIGNLTMLKEIKLDGNNFKELPNEIGTLDQLEELYLQFNALQGPIPMALFNMSSLIILTFFRNNLTGSLPDNICQHLPNIQELSLAYNQFEGPLPSKWLPCTQLLSLQLGMNSFSGSIPTDIANLTQIKMISLSYNHLTGT from the exons ATGGCAGCTAGCTTAATCATGGCATCACAAACCAACATCAGCACAGACCAGTCTGCTCTTCTTGCTCTCAAAGATCGTATCACCACTGACCCTCAAAACATGATCTTGACCAACTGGTCAACCACCTCCCCTGTTTGCAATTGGGTTGGTGTCACTTGTGGTGCACGCCATCATCGAGTCACCTTCTTGAACATCTCTTACTTTGGTCTCGCGGGCACCATTCCTCCAGAACTAGGCAACCTTTCATTTCTTGTTGAGTTGCTGATCAAAAATAACAGCTTCCACGGTCCCTTGCCCCAAGAATCGGCTCGTTTGCAGCGATTGAAGTTCATTAGCTTCAGATTCAACAACTTTAAGGGTATCATTCCATCATGGTTTGGGTCCTTATCAAAACTTCAAGCCTTTGATTTGTATGGTAATCAGTTTTCAGGTTACATACCAGCTGCCATATTCAACTTATCAGCACTCAAAGTAATTAATTTGAGCTATAACCAGCTATCAG GTAGCATACCAAAAGAAATTGGAAACCTAACAATGTTGAAGGAGATAAAGCTTGATGGTAATAATTTCAAAG AACTTCCGAACGAGATTGGCACTTTGGATCAGTTGGAAGAATTGTACCTACAGTTCAATGCCTTACAAGGGCCTATTCCTATGGCTCTCTTCAACATGTCTTCTTTGATTATTTTGACATTTTTTAGAAACAATTTGACTGGTAGTCTTCCAGACAATATATGTCAGCATCTTCCGAACATTCAAGAGTTGAGTCTAGCTTACAACCAATTTGAAGGTCCACTTCCATCCAAATGGTTGCCATGCACACAACTTCTTTCATTACAATTGGGGATGAACAGTTTCAGTGGAAGCATACCCACCGATATTGCAAACTTAACCCAAATAAAGATGATTTCCCTTAGTTACAATCATTTGACAGGTACTTAA